The genomic region TTACCTACGTCTTTAGCAAGTGTGATTTTTCCTGCTGTGGGGAGAATCCTGCCCAGCATTTAGTGGCTGTTTCAGGAGCCAACTGAATCCTGGGTAAGAGAATTCCATGTGTGCACTGGGCCCTGTATCAGATGAATGGATAGGACAAGCAAGGCTGAGCAAGGGTGTCTGCAGGAAGGGGCCCTACCCCACCGTTATCCATGCATGACCATGCAGTCAAACATGGgagctctttttccttcctttttcctcttggaGTCTTGCCTCCtggagctctctgtcctccagctccCTCTGGATCAGTTGCCCTCTAGTCTGTGACTCAGTCATCACCCTGGGaattcccctctcctctctgagtTGAATATCCTGCTCTTGGATCCcatgtcttctttttccttggtTTACTGACTTGTTTTGTTGGAGCACATCCTCTAGTAACTTCCTGAGAAAGATGCTTGGGAAGTAGATTTCCTGAGACCTTGCATGTCTGgaactgacttttttttccctcacattTGATGGTTGGATATAGGATTCTAGGTGGGAAGTACTTTTTCCTTAGAATTTCCATGACGTTGCTCCATTATATTATGGCTGTGGCTGTAGAGAAGTCGGATGTCATTCTGATTTGCTGATCTTCCTAAAAGTCTCATCTCTTGGAGGGAGCCAGAGGCTTCTCATGCCCCTTCCCCGGGGGACCCTTTGGGGTCTTCAAAGTGCTGTGCCTTGTGGTGGGTCTTCACCACGCTGGGTCCTGGGGAGGCTCTTCCCATTGAGAAACTCTTCTCCAGCAGGTCAGGGAAGTTGTCATATATTATTACTTCAGTAAACCACCCCCACCACTTTCTGACAGATGATTCCTCACTCCGCTCCCATTTTCTGAATGTGTTTTCCTTAGAGCTCCTGATGGCTGCATACTTGGCTTGATccctaattttatctttttttcctctttattttctctctctttgtctttttgttctactttcaGGGAGAATTCCTCAATATTAGCTTACAGGTATTcggttgaattttttttaatttctgtgatcacattttcaatttccaaattttaaatttcttattctcGGAATGTTAGGTCTTTTAGAACTCTTGTTTCACGGTTACTACAGCATTTTGTATCTCTTTGTAGATAATAATTGTAAGTGCTTTGacgtttctttctcttccatgccCTGTCTTCATTTTCTCGAAGTTCGTTTCATTCTGTTTGATTTAGTCTCCATTTTTCATGTTAGAGGTTTTGCTGGAGCATCCAGCGAGCCCTGATtgaatgcctttttaaaaagtgatgctCTGAAAGCTCCTTGGACATGCCGGGGAGTGGGCTTTGCCTGTAGGTGCTTGGGCAGGCCCCAGGCACTTCATGAGGACCCTGAGCTGATCAATGCATGGCTGAGTGAGGTGGCGGGGGCCTGGGGCTCCTCCTGCTCTTTGTTGTACCACCAGCCTGTCCTCCCATTTCCTCTGCACTCTTGTCCCTGGTTTCAGAGATGCCTGAGCCCCGTTTCCTGACTACCCCAGTTCTGCATAAGTGGGTGTGTTCTGGTCCACGAGggcttgtgtttgtttttctccatttctgagtCACCATGTGTCTATCTTAGAAAATTTTGTTGATGTCTCccgtctcctctcctctcctgttctctttatccttctGTTCCCATTTTACTGGGATCTCAGGATAGAGTGGAAATAACGTAGGTTCGGATCTCTGCCCCTACCAGTTTAACTGGTTTCCCTGGAAGTCCTGTTGGTCAACCGTGAACTGAGCGCCTGCTATGTGCAGAGCAGTCTAAGAGTTTGCTTCCCTGCTTGGAGCACAggctctccctccttccagcttCCTTCCAGTGTGCTCCCCAGGCAAGGGGAGGACCTGCCCAGCCCTTGCAGGTCTgaaggagctggccaggtgggCGGCCCAGGCAGCACCTGCTCCTGGTGAGAAATGCGGTCCCTGGGCTGCACCTGTCAGCtggcctcctccttcctccagggCCAGAGGCCGAGTTAACCCCAGTTTGGTCCTAGGTTTTTGATGCAACAAATACCACCCGAGAACGGAGGGCGACCATCTTTAATTTTGGAGAACAGAACGGCTACAAGGTGAGGCCTCACTGGCTCACCTCTTTGGTTGTGCTATGGTGCATTCGGGCCCTCTGGGGTCCGTTTCACAGCCTCCTGATGCATGCAGGGCTTGGGGCAGGTGGGCTCCCTAGTGGATTTGGGATTAGAGGGGCTGCGCTTTTTTCTCTGCCTGGGATTTTCTTTCCGGGGAGGCAGGGGTCTTGGTGGGAGAGTCCTGGATAGGGTGGCACCTGCTTTGGTTCCATGCTCCTTGACCCTGCCCCAACACCAGAGGGGCTCGGGGGCCTGGCTGTTCAGCATGGCCCTCAGTGGGGTAGGGAGCTCTGTGGGCCAGGTGCAGAGCCCTAAATGTGTCTGTGGTTTCTTTCCTCCTGCCTGTCCTGGTCCTTGCTGCAGACCTTTTTTGTTGAGTCCATATGTGTGGATCCTGAGGTCATAGCTGCCAACATCGTGGTGAGTGGTGCATCTGACCTTGTGGGGGCAGTAATGCAACTCAGGTGGCATGTAACAGTGAGGTCCCTCTCCAGGTTTGTGCTGGTGTCTAGGCTAGCCTTAATTTGGTCTTCCTGAACCTTCTGGGGTTGAGGAAGCAGTAGAACGTTGGGTTGGGTGAACCTGGAGCCCTGAGGAGCACTCAGTGTGGagggcattcattcattcattcattcattcattcatttattctcctccccttcccttccctccccctccccctccccttcacAATTCCCTGGACAATAAAAAAGTAACTTCAGCCTCCGGGGGTTGGGTtgagagtggggtggggggtgatgtttgtattttgaaagagaaagagactttctcccctgccctgccctcccatGTTTATCCAAGGAATGAACATCTGGGTTTGGGGAGATAGTTCAGGTGGGGAGGACCTTCCAGGTCCCCTACCCCTCTGGGCTCACCTCCCTCTGTGCTACAAAGATGAGAGGCTCCAATCTCAGGGTGCCCAGTAATAGCCACTTAGTACTAGCGTGGGAACTTGGACCAGGAAGCCTCTTGACTTCCTAATGGGACCAGCCGCCTACGGTTGGCCTCCAGCCTCGCGCCCCCTGCCTTGGCCTGACCTCCAGCCTAGcctcccctgcccagcccttGCCCAGTATTCTCCTTGGTCTCTGCCCTGCCTGGCCTCCAGCCCTGATGTGCCCTTGCTCTGTGCCTGCCTCCGGCAGCAAGTGAAGCTGGGCAGCCCTGACTATGTCAACCGCGATAGTGACGAGGCCACAGAGGATTTCATGAGGCGCATCGAGTGCTATGAGAATTCGTACGAGTCGCTGGATGAGGACCTGGACAGGTGAGCGAGGAGAGCCCTGTGTCCTGCAGCTATGATGAGTGGGTGGTGGAGGCCCCACTCAGCTGCCTCCTTGTAGCTCCCCATGGAGGTGGCTGAGGGCAGAGATGGTCtggctttttttggttttttccttggGGCAGAAATCGTGGGCTGGAGGTGACTCGCAGAACCCCTGTGACCTTACTGGAGTTCTGCGAGTCagaattttctcctattccatcaTAAAGTCGAGCCTAATTTCTATGTAGAAAGTCTTCCCATAAGGCATTTGCAAACATGACATGCTCTTCTTCAGATGTGTAGTCTGGATTTTGAGAACCCTGCCTATGAACAGCTGGCAGTGGCTGGTGCTTGTGAGCTCCCCCTTGCCTCCCTCTGGAATGGAAGAAGCAGCAGGAGTGAGTGTTGGGTGGGGAGGGGTCTTTAGGCTCATAAGGGCATTTAACTGAGGCTCTTACAGCagtggtcagcaaactttttctgtagaaGGTCAGGTAGTAAGAATTTTAGGCTTTGGGGGCATACAGTCTCTGTAGCAAGTACTTAACTCTGCCAGTGTAGTGCAAAAGAAACATAGTATGTAAATAAATGGgcgtgactgtgttccaataaaactttattcacaaaaacaggctgcaggctgaatttgatttgctggccgtagtttgccaactcctgtcTTACAGCATAAGTGGGGGCAGTGGTTAAGTAAATGATAGTGTAACCCCTTGGTAAAGTATTACACAGTCATTATAAATCATACTGGAAAGTCCTGGGAAAGTATATGTTATGTAGTATTAAGCAAAAAGGCTGGAATATAAACTTGTGCTTGGGTCGTTAGAATTACATGAGAATATATAATgcataaaaaccaagaaaaacaagCAAGTGTTGGAGGGATGGTTTCTGGGGGTGTTTACAGACAGTCCCTGGACTGGCTGTAAGTCTCCTCAGCTGGGCTCTTGAGCCAGCCCAGGCGAGTGGGCCTAAGCTGTGCTTGCTGCCCGGGCCTCGCTCTGGTTTTCAGTGTTTCCTCTGGTCCCCCCAGCACAGCATTCCTCCTCATGGTTCTGTGATGTGACTACATTAGAGGGGCTTAATCTAGAGCGGCTCCTGTTGAATTTGTCAGTAAACGTTGCTCCTGTTTTTATTGGTGGTATCAGTATAACAACCTTAAACCTCAACTGAGGTCCCATGGTCCACACAGTGAGAACTCACATGAGAACATCCAACAGGCTCCCAGGCTCAACCAGAACATGATACCTGAGAAACCCTGCCTTTTCCTCCTGctgcccgcccccgcccccaacaAACGTAAATGGAAGCGTGTTCTCCAAGCCGCAGCATTGCACTGGTCCAAAGCaggggaagtggcagagctgggtttgtCAGCTGCTGCCACCAGCACCTTCCTCCTGTACTTCTTGTCTCGTCCACCTGCTGCCTAGTATGGGGTGTGGCAGCCACTCGGATGACCTGGGCTGGGTTCTAGGGGGAGGCTCACTGGGAGAAGGAAAGGCCAGGTCCATGGATGGCTGACCAGGAAGAGTGGAGGGGAGGAGCATTTGCCAGCTACTCCTAGGTCAATCTTGGAAAAAACTGTCTCTTGGTTCATCTTGCAGACAGTGCGTTGAGAGCTCAGAGGTAGGCCAGAAGGGATCTGGGGGTACAGAGCAGCGGTAAAAGTCACAGTGTGGTATGACTGACCCCTCGCTTTGGATGTCACCTCTTGGCAGCATGAGTGTTAAGCACCTCTCACAGGGTTCGTCTGTATATCACGCATGTTGTGTTGCTCCCACCTCACCCCCATCACTCGTCCACCAGCTGACGGTCCTGTGGGTTGTGATGTCAAGCCTGGGGGTCAGAGATGTGAGGCTGTGCAGCCCATTCCTGTGGCTGGCAGGATGTGCCCTTGAGGGCCCTCGTCACACTCACAGGCCTCTCTCTACCTTCTCTCTGGAAAGAGATCTGTCCTACATCAAGATCATGGACGTGGGACAGAGCTACGTAGTGAACCGTGTGGCTGACCACATCCAGAGCCGCATCGTGTATTACCTCATGAACATCCATGTGACCCCCCGCTCCATCTACCTCTGCCGGCACGGGGAGAGCGAGCTCAACCTCAAGGGCCGGATTGGTGGGGACCCAGGACTATCTCCCCGGGGCAGggaggtgagtgtgtgtgtgtgtgtgtgtgtgtgtgtgtgtgtgtgtgtggctgtgcaTTGGTACCTCTAGGTGGCTAGGTTTGGGTATGTGCCGCGTGTGCTGGGGCTGGGCGTCAGTTCTCATAGCTAATGTGCATTTGAGGTAGATGACCTTCATTCAGTCTAGAATGTTCCCATCATGTAGGGAGGGTCACCAAACAGATACCTGGATCTCTGGCTTCCATGTGAGCTGTCACCAGCTGAACCCCTTTCCTTGGAGAGACATGCCATTCTAGGGGTGACCTGAGTCCCTGCGGTGCAGCGGATAGTTGTGCCACAGTCCAGGGGAAATATTGGGGCCTCAGTGGGGAGGTCATACAGTCTAGGGTGCATAGTGGGAGTACGGGGGGGTGGCAGGGGACATGATGAGCCATGACTGGAACTGCACTCAGGGTCTGGGAAGGAGGCACAAGAACAGCAgttgtgggtgtgggtgtgactGAGACATTAGTTTGGGTTTTTTACCAAACCTGTGTTCTCTGAGGCTGAGCATGACCCCGTGGACTCTGGCTGTGGGGTCCTTTGAGGGCAGCCCAGGACCTGTGGGTCTGAATTTGCTTGTGATGTGTTTCAGTTTGCCAAGAGCCTGGCCCAGTTCATCAGTGATCAGAACATCAAGGACCTGAAGGTCTGGACGAGCCAGATGAAGAGGACAATCCAGACAGCCGAGGCACTGGGTGTGCCTTACGAGCAGTGGAAGGTCCTCAACGAGATCGATGCGGTAGTCACcatctcttccctccctgcccaggTCTCCGGGGCACGGCTGCGCTCAGCTAGGGTGACAGTGTTGAGGGTCAGGAGAGCTTCCCCTTaacttttcttcctgttttggGGTTTTCattgtccctccctcccttccttcccttcttttgcATTTAACTGTTTAGATAAACcagaatttattttgatattctgaCATAAGCCTTAAATCTCATCTTTCCCCAGTTAACTAACTTATCTGTAACTATCTatcattttcctgttgatttgtTTTATCTACTCTTATATTAAGTTATTACGtgaaatttatttatctgttcatgcaccaatatcacactgttttaCCTATGGCAGTTTTTCACTGTGTGTATTGGCCACTTGGATATCTTTTGTGAGGTCTTTTgcacttttttccccctattgGATTGTCTGCCTTTTACTTATTGATTTTAGGAGTTCTTCATGTACTCTGGATATGATGCATatctggtaatttttgattgaatcTGGACATTTTGTGTGAACAGTTATGGAGATAATATGAAGTTCTGCTTAATGTTATCTTTCTCCAGAGGATTAGGTTTTGCTTCTGGCAGGCAGTTGGAGCAGATTACCTTAGTCTCATCAGGGATAGAACTGTTTCAAAGCtgcatgttttgtttttgtttttgttttgatgaagactggccctgagctaacatctgttgccaatcttcctctattttatgtgggatgctgccacagcttggcttgacaagcggtgctggGTCTGCGCCTGAGATCccaacctgtaaaccctgggccaccaaagtgcagcacacaaacttaatcagtACTATGCCACCCGGCTGCCTCCAGAGCTGTGTTTTAATCCTTATGGAGGCTACTCAATTTTCAGGTCCTTCTGTTTCTAGAGTGTAGCCTTTAAGGTGCTGATGGAAAACCTTGTGGGCCCTAAGCTTCTATTTTTTGTCTCCTCAGCCTAAGATTGCTGACAGCTGTGCCAAGCTTCTGCCCACCCAGCCCCTACTTCCTGCTTGGCTTCTCATCATTtcccccccagttttattgagatatgattgacatataactttGTATCAGTTTTAGGTGTGCAACACGATGATTTCCtatatgtatgtattgtgaaatgattagcacaagtttagttaacatccatcaccccacagagttatacattttttttcttgtgatgagaacttttaagatctactctcagcaacttttaaatatacgATACAGGATTAAGTTTAGTTAGCAGTGTAATGCTGTACATACATCATagctccagaacttatttatcttataactgcaagtttgtattttttgaccaccttcacccattacCCCTACCCCCAGCTGCTTATTCTTTTAACTGCCACTTTCCCTCAAAGGGAAAAATGATGCTATATATCAGGTTCACCTCTTTGGTCTTCCCTTTAGTCCAAGATCTTGGCCCCTCAAATCCTCTCTGCCTTGTAGCTCTATGCTGATCTCAaacagatttaaattttttttctgtctgacttttcTAATTGCTGTCACTGGAGGGTTGGTCTGAAACAAGCTAGTCCACCATTGCCTAAAGTGGAAGTCACTAATGAGATCAGATTTGAATCTTAGAAAGATCACCCCAACTGATGTAGAGAATGGTTCTGTTGGGATGAGGTTGGGGGGACCAAGCTGGAGAAGGGAGACTAGTTAGAGGTGCCTGCAGTGGCCTGGTAAGGTGATGACATCTGTGACTTGGGTGGCAGCAGTGAAAGAGAAAGGAGTGGATGGATTTGAGGGACGTTATTCCCTCATCATGTATTCATGTGAACCTCCCAGTGGTAGGAAGTGGGCCACGTGCTGGGGACTGAGAGCCTGGTGAAGTGATAGAACCTGATGATAACTGGCTGTGGGggtaaaaaggagagaaatccaGGATGACTCCACATTTCCAGCCACCGGGAAATGTTCTGGGTCGAGGAAGGTGATGAGCTCACGTGAGGGCAGTAGCTatgtctgctttgttcaccacgtggtaggtgctcaataaatatgtactgaATGAAAGGAGGAAGTTCGTGGGAGATGTTCAAGAGCAGATACCCTGGAGGCAGTCTGATCTCCGAGGAGAAGTCGGGGCTTGGGCATCCTTCCTACAGACGTCGTACTTGAGACTGTGGAATGGATGAGGTGGctgagggaagagaagtgggACCAGGACAAAgccctggggagccccagcatTTAAGGGGCTATGGAGGTGACCATGGaagtgaaagcagagagaaggaggcagtGGTCAGTGGGGTGAGATTCCACAGAGAGTGGGGAGTGAGGCCAGGCTCCAAACTGACCATTAGGATGTAATAGCAAGATCATTGGGGTTCTTGGCATGAGCCTGGTGGGGCTGGTGCCCAATGGGAGTGGGTGGGGAAGTGAGTGAGAGggattataacattgtattagttttaggtgtgcaacatgatgatttaatgtatgtatatactgtgaagtgattaccacaataagtttagttaacatccatcacctcacatagttgcaAATTTTGGAGGGGGCTCAGAGTCAAGGGAGAGAGTGAGCATACAAGGAGTGAGAATACGGGAGGCCCTGACGGGTGGCCAGAGAGATTCTGGGGTAtcaggaggggagaggggtgcGGGTGGCCACAGAGAATTATGTCTAGTATCTTTTTCTTCAGAATCtcatggagatttcccttaagagtgagaggaaggaaaagttTCAAATGGAAGTTAACCAATGGGAAGAGTTAGCTGGTCTAGAGACCAGGAATTTTCTGGGATACTTTTGTCTGTGTCCTGGGGGTGGTCCACCAGCTCCCAACAGATGGATGCAGCTGTGTAAAAGGCAGACTGCTTGTTAACTTGTCACCTTGTTCAGTTTTGTCCCTATGGATATGATGGAAGCACAGGGGGACAGAGGAGGTGAGTAGTTGGGAGGAGGGTAGTGAGGACACATGGTATGGAATGCATTCAAGCTGGAAAAGATTTGGGGAGCAGATGGGGGAGTCCACGGCATTATGAGATGGGAGGGGCCCCAGGGGACAGGGTTCATTGGGGCAGGTAGGCCAAGGAGGCTGACAGTAGGGGTGTTAACAAGGGACACAGCTCCAGTGTCCTGTGGGAGGTTgagccacttggccacaaggaGGAAGCCTTATTGTTGTTTCTTGTGAATAAGATCTTGTCCCGACTCTGTCTGGTTGTTGATGGTCCACAGAAAACCCATGACAAAATTCCTTTATTTACTGTAGTAATTTTCCAGTTAATTCTcttaggttttctttcttttttttattttaactttttgttgttgttgttttttgaggaagattagccctgagctaactgctgccaatcctcctctttttgctgaggaagaccgaccctgagctaacatccgtgcccatcttcctctactttatatgtaggatgcctaccacagcatggcttgccaagtggtgccatgtctgcacccaggatccaaaccggcaaaccccgggctgccgaagtggaaagtgcgcacttaactgctgtgccaccgggccggccctctcTTAGGTTTTCTTAAGGAGCTATCAGATCTTCTGAAATAAGGATAATTCAGTTTTCACCTTCACAgactttgtgtttctgttttgtaTTATTGCATTGGCAAGAATAAGTGACGGGCAAACTAGATTTCCTTGTTTGCCTCTTAATTTAATGGGCTgatattataaaatgaatttggtgGATTTTCAGTCTCTTCTGAGCCTTTAGGATTCACTCCTCCTTCAGCAAAGCTCCCTGACCTGGGGCTTTGTATTCTTTGAGTTAATTCTTTGATGACAATTAAAGTGTattctttggtctatttttttaaacatattcttGAGTCATCTTTTTTGTCCTCTgatgttttattatgaaaagtttcaaaGGAACAGAGCACCAGTGAAGTGTGAGAACAATATAAGGCAAACTAATACATGTGTGACTGGAATCCTAGAAAAAGATGGGTgtagagaacagaaaagaaatatttgcagaaataatGGGTAAAAGTCAGAGAGTTGTTCAGTTGCAAAGGGGAGAAGGCAACTTTTTGGATGATCGAATTTATATcgtgattgtggtggtggttatataACTTTATACATGTGTTAAAACTCATTgaaggggctggctccgtggccgagtggttaagttctcgcgctccagcttgagcggcccagggtttcgccagtttggatcctgggcgcggacatggcactgctcatcaggccatgctgaggtggcatcccacattccacaactagaaggacccacaactaaaaaaaaaaaatatatatatatatatatatatatatatatacacacacacaactatgtcctgggggctttggggtgaaaaaggaaaaataaaattaaaaaaaattaagattaaaaaaaataacattgaatTGTA from Equus caballus isolate H_3958 breed thoroughbred chromosome 16, TB-T2T, whole genome shotgun sequence harbors:
- the PFKFB4 gene encoding 6-phosphofructo-2-kinase/fructose-2,6-bisphosphatase 4 isoform X12, whose translation is MTNCPTLIVMVGLPARGKTYISKKLTRYLNWIGVPTREFNVGQYRRDMVKTYKSFEFFLPDNEEGLKIRKQCALAALRDVRRFLSDEGGHVAVFDATNTTRERRATIFNFGEQNGYKTFFVESICVDPEVIAANIVQVKLGSPDYVNRDSDEATEDFMRRIECYENSYESLDEDLDRDLSYIKIMDVGQSYVVNRVADHIQSRIVYYLMNIHVTPRSIYLCRHGESELNLKGRIGGDPGLSPRGREFAKSLAQFISDQNIKDLKVWTSQMKRTIQTAEALGVPYEQWKVLNEIDASYEDLVQRLEPVIMELERQENVLVICHQAVMRCLLAYFLDKAAEQLPYLKCPLHTVLKLTPVAYGCKVESIFLNVVAVNTHRDRPQNVDISRPPEEALVTVPAHQ